The Lewinellaceae bacterium genome includes a region encoding these proteins:
- the mltG gene encoding endolytic transglycosylase MltG, which produces MTKLIRYAVVILLAAVIFAGYFYKKFIGGPAVPEGLDSYFIEIPTHSEFDKVLEILNTKGLVQNKEIFTRLAVKMNYKRSPMRSGRFEISPGWNTIDLIRHLRNGKQSPVDVVINNARLTDEVAGKVARFIEPDSLTLKTLFSDPDYLRKINYSKETLMSLFIPNTYEFYWDTTPEQFMDRMIKEHDNFWSKKNRLKKAKALEMTPAEVYTLASILERETQQKSEKKRMAGVYLNRLEKGIRLQADPTAVFATRDFDTKRVLNYHINFDSPYNTYIYAGLPPGPISMASIESIDAVLNAEQHDYIFFCARGDGSGLHNFAKTLEAHNRNVQIYKKNLGYR; this is translated from the coding sequence ATGACAAAGTTGATCAGGTATGCTGTAGTGATTTTATTGGCAGCAGTTATTTTTGCAGGTTATTTTTATAAAAAATTCATTGGAGGGCCTGCGGTTCCGGAAGGGTTGGACAGTTATTTTATCGAAATTCCCACCCATTCCGAATTTGACAAAGTTCTCGAAATTCTTAATACCAAAGGTCTGGTCCAGAATAAGGAAATTTTTACCCGGCTGGCGGTTAAAATGAATTATAAACGTTCTCCCATGCGTAGTGGAAGATTTGAAATTTCCCCGGGCTGGAACACCATAGACCTCATTCGTCACCTGCGCAACGGCAAACAGTCTCCTGTTGATGTGGTCATCAATAATGCGCGACTGACGGATGAAGTGGCGGGCAAGGTAGCCCGTTTTATTGAACCGGATTCTTTAACCCTTAAAACGCTTTTTTCCGATCCGGACTATTTGCGAAAAATAAATTATTCTAAAGAAACCCTGATGAGTTTGTTCATTCCGAATACCTATGAATTTTACTGGGATACCACTCCGGAGCAGTTCATGGACAGGATGATTAAAGAACACGATAATTTTTGGAGTAAGAAAAACAGGCTCAAAAAGGCGAAGGCACTCGAAATGACTCCCGCGGAGGTATACACCCTGGCCTCTATTTTAGAAAGGGAAACCCAGCAAAAAAGTGAAAAAAAGAGAATGGCGGGGGTTTATCTCAATCGGCTGGAAAAAGGGATCAGACTCCAGGCAGATCCTACGGCAGTTTTTGCTACCCGTGATTTTGATACCAAAAGGGTGTTGAATTACCACATCAATTTCGATTCTCCCTATAATACTTATATTTATGCCGGATTGCCTCCTGGCCCCATCTCCATGGCCTCTATCGAAAGTATTGATGCCGTCCTCAATGCAGAACAACATGATTATATATTTTTCTGTGCCCGTGGAGATGGTTCCGGATTGCATAATTTTGCCAAAACCCTGGAAGCGCATAACAGGAATGTCCAGATTTATAAAAAAAACCTTGGGTATCGCTAA